The proteins below are encoded in one region of Dromaius novaehollandiae isolate bDroNov1 chromosome 9, bDroNov1.hap1, whole genome shotgun sequence:
- the EIF4G1 gene encoding eukaryotic translation initiation factor 4 gamma 1 isoform X2, which translates to MNKAPQPTGGAPTAPHPAPSPGLPQSTFPPGQTAPVVFNPAPTSQMNTPSQPRQHFYQNRAQPPTSASRVQSNTTARPGPPAHVYPAASQVMMIPSQISYTPSQGAYYIPGQGRSTYVVPTQQYPVQPGAPGFYPGASPTEFGTYAGAYYPAQGVQQFPTGVPTAQVMMSQQPPIPPKRERKTIRIRDPNQGGKDITEEIMSGARTSSTPTPPQAGSGLEPQANGETPHVAVIVRPDDRPKPALVVSKPVSLEPSKSASPSPPPPLIPEVEPVLLSAVTLVPMEPPVDADTKAELGEVPPDPHKTFSAITTVPGAVELPLVPAPDVDTVVLEEEEAAIPLLEPAPEVPELPEVQPVPVVPTMPAVPPVPAPASPPLVLQAPEAPAKPASPSPPPPSEEPCPEDAAEANGVLDEVPEPVPEAPVCQLAPAPAPEPVPAPILDSPIAQPEELPLPNGVEGADKAEPSEEQPESDVSPISEPEEPAQTDTPASPPAEEEEEESESPAEAQERSLSPAPAPSQTSEATAPVALSVPKKKRRMKELNKKEAVGDLLDAFKESQISDSASEAENKPPASAPAREAEDTAPTRPQEESEETWEEKEDKLAPEKGKAADQKYRYKEEQWKPLNPEEKKRYDREFLLGFQFIFASMQKPEGLPQITDVVLDKPCLLPSQANKTPLRALDPIRLSGMNCSPDFTPSFANLGRPVMGNRGLPSGLGPRRSQQSQRKEPRKIIATVSLNEDVKLNKAEKAWKPSSKRASEEEDPENIKTQELLRRVRSILNKLTPQMFQQLMKQVMELSIDTEERLKGVIDLVFEKAISEPNFSVAYANMCRCLMGLKVPTTDKPTVTVNFRKLLLNRCQKEFEKDKDDDEIFEKRQKEMDDASAPEEKARMKDELEEARDKARRRSLGNIKFIGELFKLKMLTEAIMHDCVVKLLKNHDEESLECLCRLLTTIGKDLDFEKAKPRMDQYFNQMEKIIKEKKTSSRIRFMLQDVIDLRRNSWVPRRGDQGPKTIDQIHKEAEMEEHREHIKVQQLMSKDKRRGPPGPSSSSGRGSLVADDGWNTVPISKGNRPIDTSRLTKITKPGSIDSNNQLFAPGGRLSWGKGSSGGSGAKPADSGRPATSTLNRFSALQQSTPAESLESRRVVQRSSSSRDRSEKAGDRGDRESRSEKGSDRLERPDRGERGERNRSALTKRSFSKETEDRSREREKQGGPEAVRKAASMSEERDRSRETIKQEPAPPAEPPKPTLSEEELEKKSKAIIEEYLHINDMKEALQCVQELGSPSSLYVFVRNGIESTLERSTISREHMGVLLFQLVKAGTLPKEQYYKGLREILEIAEDMEIDIPHIWLYLAELITPILHEEGIPMEELFREITKPLVPIGKATTLLVEVLGLLCKGMSQKKAGKLWRDGGLSWKEFLPEDQDVNKFVTEQKLEYTMGDSSDTPSRKELTSEELCKQMDKLLKENSNNQRIYDWIEANLSEQQVSSNTFIRALMTSVCHSAIVFENPYRVDAQVIHNRAKLLQKYMRDEQKELQALYALQALVVKLDQPPNLLRMFFDALYDEDVIKEEAFYKWESSKDAAEQQGKGVALKSVTAFFTWLREAEDESDNN; encoded by the exons ATGAACAAAGCTCCACAGCCCACAGGAGGAGCCCCGACAGCCCCGCACCCTGCCCCTTCTCCTGGACTTCCACAG tCGACATTTCCACCTGGTCAGACGGCACCTGTGGTTTTTAACCCGGCCCCGACCTCACAAATGAATACGCCTTCTCAGCCGCGACAG CATTTCTACCAGAACAGGGCCCAGCCTCCCACGAGCGCGTCCCGCGTGCAGAGTAACacgacggcccggcccggcccgcctgCCCATGTGTATCCAGCTGCTTCCCAGGTGATGATGATACCCTCCCAGATATCCTACACACCTTCCCAAGGAGCGTATTACATTCCCGGACAG GGTCGCTCCACGTACGTTGTCCCGACCCAGCAGTACCCAGTGCAGCCTGGTGCCCCCGGTTTTTACCCTGGAGCTAGCCCTACGGAATTCGGGACTTACG cGGGTGCCTATTACCCAGCGCAGGGGGTGCAGCAGTTCCCGACGGGGGTCCCCACGGCCCAGGTCATGATGAGCCAGCAGCCGCCGATTCCCCCAAAGCGAGAGCGCAAGACG ATCCGGATACGAGACCCTAACCAAGGTGGCAAAGATATCACTGAAGAAATCATGTCTGGAGCAAGGACCTCATccacccccacccctccccag GCTGGAAGTGGTTTGGAGCCTCAGGCCAACGGAGAGACGCCCCATGTAGCAGTTATTGTCCGGCCAG ACGACCGCCCGAAGCCCGCGCTGGTGGTAAGCAAGCCCGTCTCCCTGGAGCCCAGCAAGTCGGCGTCACCGtcgcctccccctcccctcatTCCTGAGGTGGAGCCTGTGCTGCTCTCGGCTGTGACGCTGGTGCCAATGGAGCCCCCCGTGGATGCGGACACTAAAGCAGAGCTGGGCGAGGTGCCGCCCGACCCGCACAAGACTTTTAGCGCCATCACTACAGTGCCAGGGGCCGTGGAGTTGCCCCTCGTGCCTGCCCCCGACGTGGACACTGTGgtcctggaggaggaagaagctgCCATTCCCCTCCTAGAGCCTGCCCCGGAGGTGCCCGAGCTGCCCGAGGTGCAGCCGGTGCCTGTTGTCCCCACGATGCCAGCCGTGCCCCCGGTGCCGGCCCCGGCGTCGCCTCCGCTCGTGCTGCAGGCCCCCGAAGCGCCTGCCAAacctgcctcccccagccccccgccaCCCTCGGAAGAGCCCTGCCCCGAGGACGCAGCCGAGGCCAACGGGGTCTTAGACGAGGTGCCCGAGCCGGTCCCCGAGGCACCTGTGTGCCAGCTGGCGCCCGCGCCAGCACCTGAGCCGGTGCCTGCGCCCATCCTGGACTCCCCCATAGCCCAGCCGGAAGAGCTGCCTCTGCCCAACGGGGTGGAGGGCGCTGACAAAGCGGAGCCAAGCGAGGAGCAGCCAGAGTCGGATGTCAGCCCCATCTCGGAGCCCGAGGAGCCGGCCCAGACGGACACCCCTGCCTCCCCACCAgcggaagaggaggaggaagagagtgAAAGCCCTGCCGAGGCCCAGGAGCGGAGCTTgagcccggcccctgcccctTCGCAGACCTCGGAGGCGACCGCACCAG TCGCCCTGTCGGTGCCAAAGAAAAAGCGACGCATGAAGGAACTGAACAAGAAGGAGGCAGTAGGTGATTTGCTGGATGCCTTTAAAGAG TCTCAGATCAGTGACAGTGCCTCAGAGGCGGAGAACAAGCCCCCTGCATCCGCCCCTGCCCGCGAAGCGGAGGACACAGCCCCCACCCGTCCCCAGGAGGAGTCAGAGGAGACGTGGGAGGAAAAAGAGGACAAGCTGGCCCCAGAGAAGGGCAAGGCTGCGGATCAGAAGTACCGCTACAAGGAAG AGCAATGGAAGCCCCTGAACCCCGAGGAGAAGAAGCGATACGACCGTGAGTTCCTGCTGGGCTTCCAGTTCATCTTTGCCAGCATGCAGAAACCTGAGGGGCTGCCCCAGATCACGGATGTGGTGCTGGACAAG CCCTGTCTCCTCCCTTCGCAGGCCAACAAGACGCCTTTGCGGGCACTAGACCCCATCCGCCTCAGCGGCATGAACTGCAGCCCTGACTTCACCCCCTCCTTTGCCAACCTCGGCCGGCCCGTCATGGGTAACCGGGGCCTG CCCTCAGGATTGGGTCCCCGCCGCTCCCAGCAGAGCCAGAGGAAGGAGCCCCGCAAAATCATTGCCACTGTGTCCCTCAATGAAGATGTCAAGCTGAACAAGGCTGAGAAGGCCTGGAAACCCAGCAGCAAGCGTGCCTCGGAGGAGGAGGATCCTGAGAACATCAAGACGCAG GAACTGCTCCGCCGTGTCCGCAGCATCCTCAACAAGCTGACACCCCAGATGTTTCAGCAGCTGATGAAGCAGGTGATGGAGTTGTCCATTGACACGGAGGAGCGGCTCAAGGGTGTCATCGACCTCGTCTTCGAGAAGGCCATCTCGGAGCCAAACTTCTCTGTTGCCTATGCTAACATGTGCCGTTGCCTTATGGGG CTCAAAGTCCCCACGACAGACAAGCCCACGGTGACTGTGAACTTCCGCAAACTGCTGCTCAACCGCTGCCAGAAGGAGTTTGAGAAAGACAAGGATGACGATGAGATCTTTGAGAAGCGGCAGAAGGAGATGGACGATGCCAGTGCT CCCGAGGAGAAGGCGCGCATGAAGGATGAGTTGGAGGAGGCGCGGGATAAGGCCCGCCGGCGATCCCTTGGCAACATCAAGTTCATTGGGGAGCTGTTCAAACTGAAGATGCTGACGGAGGCCATCATGCATGACTGCGTGGTGAAGCTGCTCAAAAACCATGATGAGGAGTCTCTTGAGTGCCTTTGCCGCCTGCTTACCACCATTGGCAAAGACTTGGACTTCGAGAAGGCGAAG CCCAGGATGGACCAGTACTTTAACCAGATGGAGAAGATCATCAAAGAGAAGAAGACATCGTCCCGCATCCGTTTCatgctgcaggatgtgattgacCTCAGACGG AATAGCTGGGTGCCGCGGCGAGGAGACCAGGGCCCCAAAACCATCGACCAGATCCACAAGGAAGCAGAGATGGAAGAGCATCGGGAACACATCAAAGTGCAGCAGTTGATGTCAAAGGACAAGAGGAGAGGACCCCCCGGGCCATCCTCCAGCA GTGGACGCGGGAGCCTGGTCGCGGATGATGGCTGGAACACGGTGCCCATCAGCAAGGGCAACCGGCCCATCGACACCAGCCGGCTAACAAAGATCACCAAG CCTGGATCAATCGACTCCAACAACCAGCTCTTTGCGCCAGGCGGGCGGCTgagctggggcaaaggcagcagcgGAGGCTCTGGTGCGAAGCCTGCAGACTCAG GGCGACCGGCCACGAGCACCTTGAACCGCTTCTCAGCGCTCCAGCAGTCCACCCCTGCCGAGAGCCTGGAGTCCCGTCGCGTGGTGCAGAG GAGCAGCTCCAGCCGTGACCGGTCAGAGAAGGCTGGGGACAGAGGGGACCGGGAGTCGCGTTCAGAAAAGGGCAGCGACCGCCTGGAGCGTCCCGaccggggggagcggggagagAGGAACAGGTCTGCCCTCACCAAGAGGAGCTTCAGCAAAGAGACAGAGGACCGAAGTCGGGAACGGGAGAAGCAGGGTGGCCCCGAGGCCGTGCGCAAGGCTGCTAGCATGTCGGAGGAGCGTGACAGGAGCCGAGAGACAA TTAAGCAAGAGCCAGCACCTCCTGCAGAACCCCCCAAGCCCACACTATCAGAAGAAGAGCTAGAGAAGAAATCCAAGGCAATCATAGAGGAATACTTGCATATCAATGACATGAAG GAGGCCCTGCAGTGCgtgcaggagctgggcagcccctCCTCGCTCTATGTCTTTGTGCGGAACGGCATCGAGTCGACGCTGGAGAGGAGCACGATTTCCCGCGAGCACATGGGGGTCCTGCTGTTCCAACTGGTGAAGGCCGGCACGCTCCCCAAGGAGCAGTACTACAAAGG gcTGCGGGAGATCCTAGAGATTGCAGAAGACATGGAGATCGACATCCCTCATATCTGGCTGTACCTGGCCGAGCTTATCACGCCCATCCTGCATGAGGAAGGCATTCCCATGGAGGAGCTGTTCAG GGAGATAACAAAGCCCTTGGTGCCCATTGGGAAGGCTACCACACTGCTGGTTGAGGTGCTGGGCTTGTTGTGCAAGGGCATG AGTCAGAAGAAGGCAGGCAAGCTGTGGCGGGATGGGGGCCTGAGCTGGAAAGAATTCCTGCCTGAGGACCAGGATGTCAACAAATTTGTCACGGAGCAG AAATTGGAGTACACGATGGGAGACAGCTCAGACACGCCGAGCCGCAAGGAGCTGACCTCGGAGGAGCTGTGCAAGCAAATGGACAAACTGCTGAAGGAGAACTCAAACAACCAAAGAATATATGACTGGATCGAG GCCAACCTGAGTGAGCAGCAGGTCTCATCCAACACATTTATCAGGGCCCTGATGACGTCCGTGTGCCATTCGGCCATAGTCT TCGAGAACCCATACCGCGTAGATGCCCAGGTCATCCACAACCGGGCCAAGCTGCTGCAGAAGTACATGCGGGACGAGCAAAAGGAGCTCCAGGCGCTCTACGCTCTGCAGGCATTGGTGGTGAAGTTGGACCAGCCTCCAA ACCTGCTGAGGATGTTCTTCGATGCCCTCTACGACGAGGACGTCATCAAAGAGGAGGCCTTCTACAAGTGGGAGTCGAGCAAGGACGCAGCTGAGCAGCAGGGCAAAGGGGTGGCCCTCAAATCAGTGACAGCATTTTTCACCTGGCTCCGGGAAGCTGAGGATGAGTCGGACAACAACTGA
- the EIF4G1 gene encoding eukaryotic translation initiation factor 4 gamma 1 isoform X4: MSWVGWTQAAPQHFYQNRAQPPTSASRVQSNTTARPGPPAHVYPAASQVMMIPSQISYTPSQGAYYIPGQGRSTYVVPTQQYPVQPGAPGFYPGASPTEFGTYAGAYYPAQGVQQFPTGVPTAQVMMSQQPPIPPKRERKTIRIRDPNQGGKDITEEIMSGARTSSTPTPPQAGSGLEPQANGETPHVAVIVRPDDRPKPALVVSKPVSLEPSKSASPSPPPPLIPEVEPVLLSAVTLVPMEPPVDADTKAELGEVPPDPHKTFSAITTVPGAVELPLVPAPDVDTVVLEEEEAAIPLLEPAPEVPELPEVQPVPVVPTMPAVPPVPAPASPPLVLQAPEAPAKPASPSPPPPSEEPCPEDAAEANGVLDEVPEPVPEAPVCQLAPAPAPEPVPAPILDSPIAQPEELPLPNGVEGADKAEPSEEQPESDVSPISEPEEPAQTDTPASPPAEEEEEESESPAEAQERSLSPAPAPSQTSEATAPVALSVPKKKRRMKELNKKEAVGDLLDAFKESQISDSASEAENKPPASAPAREAEDTAPTRPQEESEETWEEKEDKLAPEKGKAADQKYRYKEEQWKPLNPEEKKRYDREFLLGFQFIFASMQKPEGLPQITDVVLDKPCLLPSQANKTPLRALDPIRLSGMNCSPDFTPSFANLGRPVMGNRGLPSGLGPRRSQQSQRKEPRKIIATVSLNEDVKLNKAEKAWKPSSKRASEEEDPENIKTQELLRRVRSILNKLTPQMFQQLMKQVMELSIDTEERLKGVIDLVFEKAISEPNFSVAYANMCRCLMGLKVPTTDKPTVTVNFRKLLLNRCQKEFEKDKDDDEIFEKRQKEMDDASAPEEKARMKDELEEARDKARRRSLGNIKFIGELFKLKMLTEAIMHDCVVKLLKNHDEESLECLCRLLTTIGKDLDFEKAKPRMDQYFNQMEKIIKEKKTSSRIRFMLQDVIDLRRNSWVPRRGDQGPKTIDQIHKEAEMEEHREHIKVQQLMSKDKRRGPPGPSSSSGRGSLVADDGWNTVPISKGNRPIDTSRLTKITKPGSIDSNNQLFAPGGRLSWGKGSSGGSGAKPADSASDSGRPATSTLNRFSALQQSTPAESLESRRVVQRSSSSRDRSEKAGDRGDRESRSEKGSDRLERPDRGERGERNRSALTKRSFSKETEDRSREREKQGGPEAVRKAASMSEERDRSRETIKQEPAPPAEPPKPTLSEEELEKKSKAIIEEYLHINDMKEALQCVQELGSPSSLYVFVRNGIESTLERSTISREHMGVLLFQLVKAGTLPKEQYYKGLREILEIAEDMEIDIPHIWLYLAELITPILHEEGIPMEELFREITKPLVPIGKATTLLVEVLGLLCKGMSQKKAGKLWRDGGLSWKEFLPEDQDVNKFVTEQKLEYTMGDSSDTPSRKELTSEELCKQMDKLLKENSNNQRIYDWIEANLSEQQVSSNTFIRALMTSVCHSAIVFENPYRVDAQVIHNRAKLLQKYMRDEQKELQALYALQALVVKLDQPPNLLRMFFDALYDEDVIKEEAFYKWESSKDAAEQQGKGVALKSVTAFFTWLREAEDESDNN; encoded by the exons ATGAGCTGGGTTGGATGGACCCAGGCGGCCCCGCAG CATTTCTACCAGAACAGGGCCCAGCCTCCCACGAGCGCGTCCCGCGTGCAGAGTAACacgacggcccggcccggcccgcctgCCCATGTGTATCCAGCTGCTTCCCAGGTGATGATGATACCCTCCCAGATATCCTACACACCTTCCCAAGGAGCGTATTACATTCCCGGACAG GGTCGCTCCACGTACGTTGTCCCGACCCAGCAGTACCCAGTGCAGCCTGGTGCCCCCGGTTTTTACCCTGGAGCTAGCCCTACGGAATTCGGGACTTACG cGGGTGCCTATTACCCAGCGCAGGGGGTGCAGCAGTTCCCGACGGGGGTCCCCACGGCCCAGGTCATGATGAGCCAGCAGCCGCCGATTCCCCCAAAGCGAGAGCGCAAGACG ATCCGGATACGAGACCCTAACCAAGGTGGCAAAGATATCACTGAAGAAATCATGTCTGGAGCAAGGACCTCATccacccccacccctccccag GCTGGAAGTGGTTTGGAGCCTCAGGCCAACGGAGAGACGCCCCATGTAGCAGTTATTGTCCGGCCAG ACGACCGCCCGAAGCCCGCGCTGGTGGTAAGCAAGCCCGTCTCCCTGGAGCCCAGCAAGTCGGCGTCACCGtcgcctccccctcccctcatTCCTGAGGTGGAGCCTGTGCTGCTCTCGGCTGTGACGCTGGTGCCAATGGAGCCCCCCGTGGATGCGGACACTAAAGCAGAGCTGGGCGAGGTGCCGCCCGACCCGCACAAGACTTTTAGCGCCATCACTACAGTGCCAGGGGCCGTGGAGTTGCCCCTCGTGCCTGCCCCCGACGTGGACACTGTGgtcctggaggaggaagaagctgCCATTCCCCTCCTAGAGCCTGCCCCGGAGGTGCCCGAGCTGCCCGAGGTGCAGCCGGTGCCTGTTGTCCCCACGATGCCAGCCGTGCCCCCGGTGCCGGCCCCGGCGTCGCCTCCGCTCGTGCTGCAGGCCCCCGAAGCGCCTGCCAAacctgcctcccccagccccccgccaCCCTCGGAAGAGCCCTGCCCCGAGGACGCAGCCGAGGCCAACGGGGTCTTAGACGAGGTGCCCGAGCCGGTCCCCGAGGCACCTGTGTGCCAGCTGGCGCCCGCGCCAGCACCTGAGCCGGTGCCTGCGCCCATCCTGGACTCCCCCATAGCCCAGCCGGAAGAGCTGCCTCTGCCCAACGGGGTGGAGGGCGCTGACAAAGCGGAGCCAAGCGAGGAGCAGCCAGAGTCGGATGTCAGCCCCATCTCGGAGCCCGAGGAGCCGGCCCAGACGGACACCCCTGCCTCCCCACCAgcggaagaggaggaggaagagagtgAAAGCCCTGCCGAGGCCCAGGAGCGGAGCTTgagcccggcccctgcccctTCGCAGACCTCGGAGGCGACCGCACCAG TCGCCCTGTCGGTGCCAAAGAAAAAGCGACGCATGAAGGAACTGAACAAGAAGGAGGCAGTAGGTGATTTGCTGGATGCCTTTAAAGAG TCTCAGATCAGTGACAGTGCCTCAGAGGCGGAGAACAAGCCCCCTGCATCCGCCCCTGCCCGCGAAGCGGAGGACACAGCCCCCACCCGTCCCCAGGAGGAGTCAGAGGAGACGTGGGAGGAAAAAGAGGACAAGCTGGCCCCAGAGAAGGGCAAGGCTGCGGATCAGAAGTACCGCTACAAGGAAG AGCAATGGAAGCCCCTGAACCCCGAGGAGAAGAAGCGATACGACCGTGAGTTCCTGCTGGGCTTCCAGTTCATCTTTGCCAGCATGCAGAAACCTGAGGGGCTGCCCCAGATCACGGATGTGGTGCTGGACAAG CCCTGTCTCCTCCCTTCGCAGGCCAACAAGACGCCTTTGCGGGCACTAGACCCCATCCGCCTCAGCGGCATGAACTGCAGCCCTGACTTCACCCCCTCCTTTGCCAACCTCGGCCGGCCCGTCATGGGTAACCGGGGCCTG CCCTCAGGATTGGGTCCCCGCCGCTCCCAGCAGAGCCAGAGGAAGGAGCCCCGCAAAATCATTGCCACTGTGTCCCTCAATGAAGATGTCAAGCTGAACAAGGCTGAGAAGGCCTGGAAACCCAGCAGCAAGCGTGCCTCGGAGGAGGAGGATCCTGAGAACATCAAGACGCAG GAACTGCTCCGCCGTGTCCGCAGCATCCTCAACAAGCTGACACCCCAGATGTTTCAGCAGCTGATGAAGCAGGTGATGGAGTTGTCCATTGACACGGAGGAGCGGCTCAAGGGTGTCATCGACCTCGTCTTCGAGAAGGCCATCTCGGAGCCAAACTTCTCTGTTGCCTATGCTAACATGTGCCGTTGCCTTATGGGG CTCAAAGTCCCCACGACAGACAAGCCCACGGTGACTGTGAACTTCCGCAAACTGCTGCTCAACCGCTGCCAGAAGGAGTTTGAGAAAGACAAGGATGACGATGAGATCTTTGAGAAGCGGCAGAAGGAGATGGACGATGCCAGTGCT CCCGAGGAGAAGGCGCGCATGAAGGATGAGTTGGAGGAGGCGCGGGATAAGGCCCGCCGGCGATCCCTTGGCAACATCAAGTTCATTGGGGAGCTGTTCAAACTGAAGATGCTGACGGAGGCCATCATGCATGACTGCGTGGTGAAGCTGCTCAAAAACCATGATGAGGAGTCTCTTGAGTGCCTTTGCCGCCTGCTTACCACCATTGGCAAAGACTTGGACTTCGAGAAGGCGAAG CCCAGGATGGACCAGTACTTTAACCAGATGGAGAAGATCATCAAAGAGAAGAAGACATCGTCCCGCATCCGTTTCatgctgcaggatgtgattgacCTCAGACGG AATAGCTGGGTGCCGCGGCGAGGAGACCAGGGCCCCAAAACCATCGACCAGATCCACAAGGAAGCAGAGATGGAAGAGCATCGGGAACACATCAAAGTGCAGCAGTTGATGTCAAAGGACAAGAGGAGAGGACCCCCCGGGCCATCCTCCAGCA GTGGACGCGGGAGCCTGGTCGCGGATGATGGCTGGAACACGGTGCCCATCAGCAAGGGCAACCGGCCCATCGACACCAGCCGGCTAACAAAGATCACCAAG CCTGGATCAATCGACTCCAACAACCAGCTCTTTGCGCCAGGCGGGCGGCTgagctggggcaaaggcagcagcgGAGGCTCTGGTGCGAAGCCTGCAGACTCAG CATCTGATTCAGGGCGACCGGCCACGAGCACCTTGAACCGCTTCTCAGCGCTCCAGCAGTCCACCCCTGCCGAGAGCCTGGAGTCCCGTCGCGTGGTGCAGAG GAGCAGCTCCAGCCGTGACCGGTCAGAGAAGGCTGGGGACAGAGGGGACCGGGAGTCGCGTTCAGAAAAGGGCAGCGACCGCCTGGAGCGTCCCGaccggggggagcggggagagAGGAACAGGTCTGCCCTCACCAAGAGGAGCTTCAGCAAAGAGACAGAGGACCGAAGTCGGGAACGGGAGAAGCAGGGTGGCCCCGAGGCCGTGCGCAAGGCTGCTAGCATGTCGGAGGAGCGTGACAGGAGCCGAGAGACAA TTAAGCAAGAGCCAGCACCTCCTGCAGAACCCCCCAAGCCCACACTATCAGAAGAAGAGCTAGAGAAGAAATCCAAGGCAATCATAGAGGAATACTTGCATATCAATGACATGAAG GAGGCCCTGCAGTGCgtgcaggagctgggcagcccctCCTCGCTCTATGTCTTTGTGCGGAACGGCATCGAGTCGACGCTGGAGAGGAGCACGATTTCCCGCGAGCACATGGGGGTCCTGCTGTTCCAACTGGTGAAGGCCGGCACGCTCCCCAAGGAGCAGTACTACAAAGG gcTGCGGGAGATCCTAGAGATTGCAGAAGACATGGAGATCGACATCCCTCATATCTGGCTGTACCTGGCCGAGCTTATCACGCCCATCCTGCATGAGGAAGGCATTCCCATGGAGGAGCTGTTCAG GGAGATAACAAAGCCCTTGGTGCCCATTGGGAAGGCTACCACACTGCTGGTTGAGGTGCTGGGCTTGTTGTGCAAGGGCATG AGTCAGAAGAAGGCAGGCAAGCTGTGGCGGGATGGGGGCCTGAGCTGGAAAGAATTCCTGCCTGAGGACCAGGATGTCAACAAATTTGTCACGGAGCAG AAATTGGAGTACACGATGGGAGACAGCTCAGACACGCCGAGCCGCAAGGAGCTGACCTCGGAGGAGCTGTGCAAGCAAATGGACAAACTGCTGAAGGAGAACTCAAACAACCAAAGAATATATGACTGGATCGAG GCCAACCTGAGTGAGCAGCAGGTCTCATCCAACACATTTATCAGGGCCCTGATGACGTCCGTGTGCCATTCGGCCATAGTCT TCGAGAACCCATACCGCGTAGATGCCCAGGTCATCCACAACCGGGCCAAGCTGCTGCAGAAGTACATGCGGGACGAGCAAAAGGAGCTCCAGGCGCTCTACGCTCTGCAGGCATTGGTGGTGAAGTTGGACCAGCCTCCAA ACCTGCTGAGGATGTTCTTCGATGCCCTCTACGACGAGGACGTCATCAAAGAGGAGGCCTTCTACAAGTGGGAGTCGAGCAAGGACGCAGCTGAGCAGCAGGGCAAAGGGGTGGCCCTCAAATCAGTGACAGCATTTTTCACCTGGCTCCGGGAAGCTGAGGATGAGTCGGACAACAACTGA